From the genome of Papaver somniferum cultivar HN1 chromosome 2, ASM357369v1, whole genome shotgun sequence, one region includes:
- the LOC113351734 gene encoding replication protein A 70 kDa DNA-binding subunit D-like encodes MLRRAQNDYSAYFNWNTDIRPLESSSSSIPRHMFHFTELENLTADSTKHLPYRHTNLQQFKLNSGNASFMRELPLENLSGMRIKVTLWGDSTSELTRNLEAHELNPRPIVAVVAGKASLSLTNATKIYFNLDIPEVLHIRERSSHRTPPREITIPMRVGYNQAAKSTGDTTMSVSQLLEAKWESGYNMLNRKVCRAKAIGISTEKGWYYLGCHNCTTKSVGNTGDHWCPSCKVQIDEPVPRYLLRLEVEDSSGTAFFVAMDSKVQKIVQLPALDAVNKGEVTEVDFKTRSLYQDIEEDGDEIETPCGHLGVVERGK; translated from the exons atgttgcgtCGTGCCCAGAATGACTACAGCGCATACTTTAACTGGAATACTGATATTAGACCACTTGAATCCTCCAGTTCGTCGATTCCTCGCCACATGTTCCATTTCACTGAGCTTGAGAACCTTACAGCTGATAGCACCAAACACTTACCTTACCG CCACACAAACTTGCAACAATTTAAGCTAAATTCTGGCAACGCCAGTTTCATGCGTGAGCTACCACTGGAAAACTTGAG TGGGATGAGGATTAAGGTCACATTATGGGGTGATTCCACTTCTGAGCTTACCAGAAACCTTGAAGCGCATGAACTTAATCCGCGGCCTATTGTAGCTGTTGTCGCTG GCAAGGCGTCGCTCTCTTTAACCAATGCGACTAAAATTTACTTTAACCTCGATATTCCAGAAGTCTTGCATATTCGAGAAAG GTCTTCCCACCGAACACCGCCGCGTGAAATCACAATCCCGATGAGAGTTGGTTACAATCAGGCAGCTAAATCCACTGGCGACACTACCATGTCAGTTTCCCAATTGCTGGAAGCAAAGTGGGAATCTGGATACAAT ATGCTAAACAGAAAAGTCTGCCGTGCCAAGGCTATTGGTATTTCCACTGAGAAAGGATGGTACTACCTGGGCTGCCACAACTGCACAACTAAGTCGGTTGGAAACACGGGGGACCATTGGTGCCCTAGCTGCAAGGTCCAAATAGACGAACCGGTTCCCAG ATACCTTCTTAGATTGGAAGTTGAAGACTCATCGGGCACAGCATTTTTTGTTGCCATGGACAGCAAAGTCCAAAAAATTGTCCAGCTACCAGCCTTGGATGCTGTTAATAAGGGCGAG GTTACAGAGGTGGATTTCAAAACCAGATCTCTTTATCAAGACAttgaagaagatggtgatgaaatcGAGACTCCCTGTGGACATTTAGGGGTGGTGGAAAGGGGGAAATAG
- the LOC113348717 gene encoding enolase-phosphatase E1-like: MLEKIGLPAKPSLRGNTWVVDASHCQGCSSQFSFINRKHHCRRCGGIFCGSCTQQRMLLRGQGDSPVRICDPCKKLEEAARFEMRNGHKNKGGSKLTPKNEAEVLNEILGVDSKRSLASTDPQRAITYASGSSSQRDSLHADAEGDILRSLSVGTQNESLDEMGASPDELHQQALEEKNKYRILKGEGKPGEALKAYKRGKELERQAGALEVALRKNRRRAMTSTSSGGAKKNNDEAEMPGKRSKLSSQVGGAKDDLAAELKELGWTDEDVHETNKKPAKMTLEGELSSLIGEVHKSSSSGKGAGSIDKSQVIAHKKKALVLKREGKLAEAKEELKKAKVLEKQLEEHELLAGAEDSDDELSALIRNMDDDKSEDVLMQYDKDTFLDFQPLVNFSDDYGLDGNIDVMDEDMNDPEMALALKSLGWDEDSDYPEESLPEAVPLDRESLLEEIRSLKREALTQKRAGNVAEAMAQLKKAKLLEKDMEDMQSQENASFPRNSMTQKVSSSQRDERSSNLSNFADESVTPLKSTESKVPQKSKLMIQRELLALKKKALALRREGRVDEAEEELRKGSVLERQLEEMENTSKARTYNVISKDSALKEGNAEVPGTFPSGEEEDETEVTEQDMRDPALLSLLSNLGWDEDGEPASLAPKPKQTRVDSENVSGSARTEAPVVTAVRPRRSKAEMQRELLGLKRKALTLRRQGESDEADEVLDKAKVLEAQIAEMEVPKKEMELNTKMDAQFDGLVPMISQNTHGSIEPVEDVRRGVAELSVSSSNEVAEATSRTLAVSFSDRYQLPEYDVNHSVENLIQSADERISEHDGKLPPSVNMVDLSTAVSSKSSLGDPSNNTGNESNSSDELGIKYDNLSENQNKSVPLAKTVPTYKATIGSGSESFSDQTALRQEVLARKKKAVALKKEGKLVEAREELRQAKLLEKKLVDNSQPSENPTDRSVSTSKISTAVQEEQKSTTTPPKQISSRDRFKLQQESLAHKRQAMKLRREGRTEEAEAELELAKALEAQLEEHDSQNTSKSEAMDGVVVEDLLDPQLLSALKAIGLGTEVVAPRRQEKSEPAKASPEKGENSSQERSLLEEKIKAEKVKALNFKRAGKQAEALASLRQAKLFEKKLSSLPPR, from the exons ATGTTAGAGAAAATTGGTTTACCAGCAAAACCATCTTTGCGAGGAAATACTTGGGTCGTCGACGCATCTCACTGTCAAGGTTGTTCCTCGCAATTCAGTTTCATCAATAGAAAG CATCACTGCCGCAGATGTGGAGGCATATTTTGTGGGAGTTGCACCCAGCAGAGAATGCTATTACGTGGGCAAGGAGATTCTCCAGTGCGTATATGTGACCCCTGTAAGAAACTCGAAGAGGCAGCACGGTTTGAAATGCGAAATGGGCACAAAAATAAAG GTGGATCAAAGTTGACACCAAAAAATGAGGCTGAGGTATTAAATGAAATTCTAGGTGTTGATAGCAAGCGGTCCTTAGCATCGACCGACCCCCAAAGGGCGATAACCTATGCTTCTGGTTCAAGCTCCCAGAGGGACTCCTTACATGCAGATGCAGAAGGTGATATCCTGAGGAGTCTTTCTGTTGGCACACAGAATGAGTCCTTAGATGAAATGGGTGCAAGTCCGGATGAGTTGCATCAACAGGCCTTggaagagaaaaataaatatcGTATTCTCAAAGGGGAAGGAAAACCTGGTGAGGCTCTAAAAGCCTACAAGAGAGGAAAGGAACTGGAGAGGCAGGCTGGGGCACTAGAAGTGGCACTAAGAAAGAATCGGAGAAGGGCAATGACTTCAACCAGCTCTGGTGGGGCAAAGAAAAACAATGACGAAGCTGAAATGCCTGGAAAAAGGAGTAAGCTTTCCTCCCAAGTGGGTGGAGCTAAAGATGATCTTGCAGCTGAACTGAAAGAACTGGGATGGACTGATGAAGATGTCCATGAAACTAATAAGAAGCCTGCAAAAATGACATTGGAGGGCGAACTGTCTAGTCTTATTGGAGAGGTTCATAAAAGCTCTAGTTCAGGTAAGGGAGCTGGTAGCATCGATAAAAGCCAGGTCATTGCTCACAAGAAAAAAGCTCTGGTGTTGAAGCGGGAAGGTAAACTTGCAGAAGCTAAGGAAGAACTTAAGAAAGCCAAAGTTCTTGAAAAGCAATTAGAAGAACATGAATTGTTGGCTGGTGCGGAAGATTCCGACGATGAACTCTCTGCTCTCATTCGCAATATGGATGATGATAAATCTGAAGATGTATTGATGCAGTATGATAAGGATACTTTCCTAGACTTTCAACCCCTTGTGAATTTTTCTGATGATTATGGTCTTGATGGTAACATTGATGTGATGGATGAGGATATGAATGACCCAGAGATGGCACTGGCACTGAAATCACTAGGTTGGGATGAAGATTCTGATTACCCAGAGGAAAGTTTGCCAGAAGCTGTTCCACTGGATAGAGAATCATTATTGGAGGAAATTCGGTCACTTAAAAGAGAAGCTCTTACTCAAAAACGAGCAGGTAATGTTGCAGAAGCAATGGCACAGCTTAAGAAAGCAAAGCTACTTGAGAAGGACATGGAAGATATGCAGTCTCAAGAAAACGCTTCTTTCCCCCGCAATTCTATGACTCAGAAGGTTTCGAGTTCTCAAAGAGATGAAAGATCCTCTAACTTGAGTAATTTTGCTGATGAATCTGTAACGCCGCTGAAAAGCACAGAATCCAAAGTGCCACAAAAAAGTAAACTCATGATCCAAAGAGAGCTTTTGGCTCTGAAAAAGAAAGCACTTGCTCTGAGAAGAGAAGGACGAGTCGACGAGGCAGAAGAGGAGTTGAGAAAAGGAAGTGTTCTTGAACGTCAACTTGAAGAGATGGAGAATACTTCAAAAGCGAGAACCTATAATGTCATCAGTAAAGACTCCGCGTTAAAAGAGGGAAATGCAGAGGTTCCTGGCACCTTTCCTAGTGGGGAGGAGGAAGATGAGACCGAAGTGACAGAACAAGATATGCGTGATCCAGCATTACTCTCACTGCTTTCAAATTTGGGATGGGACGAAGACGGAGAACCTGCAAGCTTGGCACCAAAACCTAAGCAAACTAGGGTTGATTCAGAGAATGTTAGTGGTTCAGCTAGGACTGAAGCTCCGGTAGTTACAGCTGTAAGACCACGGAGAAGTAAAGCTGAAATGCAAAGGGAACTTCTAGGCTTGAAAAGGAAGGCTCTCACTCTGAGGCGCCAAGGAGAATCTGATGAAGCCGACGAAGTGCTTGACAAGGCAAAAGTATTAGAGGCCCAAATTGCAGAAATGGAAGTCCCCAAAAAAGAGATGGAGCTTAACACTAAGATGGATGCTCAATTTGATGGTCTTGTACCCATGATATCTCAAAATACTCATGGGAGTATTGAACCAGTGGAAGATGTAAGAAGAGGTGTGGCTGAGTTGTCAGTCAGTTCAAGCAATGAAGTAGCTGAAGCAACTTCAAGGACATTGGCCGTCTCATTTTCAGACCGGTATCAGCTCCCTGAATATGATGTGAACCATTCTGTAGAAAATTTGATTCAATCAGCTGATGAAAGAATCTCTGAACATGATGGAAAATTGCCTCCATCAGTAAACATGGTGGATTTATCGACTGCAGTTAGCTCGAAAAGTTCTCTTGGTGATCCCAGTAACAATACTGGAAATGAAAGTAATTCTAGCGATGAACTTGGAATTAAATATGACAATCTatctgaaaatcaaaacaaatcagTACCCCTTGCTAAGACAGTACCAACCTACAAAGCAACCATTGGGTCAGGGTCGGAATCTTTCAGTGACCAAACTGCTCTTCGACAAGAAGTACTGGCTCGTAAGAAAAAGGCAGTTGCTCTGAAGAAAGAAGGGAAATTGGTAGAAGCTCGAGAGGAGCTACGACAGGCCAAACTCTTGGAGAAGAAACTAGTAGATAACTCTCAACCCAGTGAAAATCCCACTGATAGATCTGTTTCTACTTCCAAAATTTCAACCGCGGTGCAAGAAGAGCAGAAAAGTACCACCACACCTCCCAAACAAATTTCAAGTCGAGATCGCTTCAAGTTGCAGCAAGAGTCCCTTGCTCACAAACGGCAAGCAATGAAGCTACGAAGGGAAGGCCGGACGGAAGAAGCTGAAGCAGAGTTGGAATTGGCCAAGGCCCTGGAAGCTCAACTGGAAGAACATGACTCACAGAACACTAGTAAATCAGAAGCAATGGATGGTGTGGTTGTTGAGGATCTTCTTGATCCTCAACTTTTATCAGCCCTAAAAGCAATTGGACTCGGTACTGAAGTTGTTGCGCCAAGACGCCAGGAGAAATCAGAGCCTGCAAAAGCAAGCCCTGAAAAGGGTGAAAACTCGAGCCAAGAGAGAAGTCTACTGGAAGAAAAGATCAAGGCTGAGAAGGTAAAGGCCCTAAACTTCAAACGAGCGGGGAAGCAAGCAGAAGCCTTGGCTTCACTTCGGCAGGCTAAACTGTTTGAGAAGAAGTTGAGCTCCTTGCCTCCACGGTGA
- the LOC113348718 gene encoding organelle RRM domain-containing protein 2, mitochondrial-like: MAVRAAKTALLEPQGFNLSRRLFSNFTYSPLSSHATTPTPPPAAEPSANLFVSGLSKRTTDDGLRKAFAEFGEVLHARVAKDRNSGYSRGFGFVRYATLEEAAAGIAGMDGKFLDGWVIFAEYSRPRPQQPPHNNGGHGYNTPQSSSRY; the protein is encoded by the exons ATGGCGGTGAGAGCAGCAAAAACAGCACTTTTGGAACCTCAAGGGTTTAACTTAAGCAGAAGACTTTTCTCAAACTTCACTTATTCTCCTCTGTCATCACATGCTACAACACCTACACCTCCTCCAGCCGCTGAACCTTCTGCGAACCTTTTCGTCTCAG GGCTTAGTAAACGTACAACCGATGATGGACTTAGAAAAGCATTTGCAGAGTTTGGTGAAGTCCTTCATG CTAGAGTTGCGAAAGATCGTAACTCGGGATATTCCAGGGGATTTGGTTTTGTAAGATATGCTACTCTGGAAGAGGCTGCAGCGGGTATAGCTGGTATGGATGGCAAG TTTCTGGACGGTTGGGTAATTTTCGCGGAGTACTCAAGACCCAGACCACAGCAACCTCCTCATAACAACGGCGGACACGGTTATAACACACCTCAGTCATCTTCAAGATATTGA